One segment of Eschrichtius robustus isolate mEscRob2 chromosome 3, mEscRob2.pri, whole genome shotgun sequence DNA contains the following:
- the NUAK2 gene encoding NUAK family SNF1-like kinase 2 has translation MESLAFPRRLGPAPAATAALAAELVRPLTDGLLKSPKPLMKKQAVKRHHHKHNLRHRYEFLETLGKGTYGKVKKARESSGRLVAIKLIQKDKIKDEQDLMHIRREIEIMSSLNHPHVIAIHEVFENSSKIVIVMEYASRGDLYDYISERQRLSEREARHFFRQIVSAVHYCHQNRVVHRDLKLENILLDANGNIKIADFGLSNLYHQGKFLQTFCGSPLYASPEIVNGKPYTGPEVDSWSLGVLLYILVHGSMPFDGQDHKTLVKQISSGAYRQPPKPSDASGLIRWLLMVNPTRRATLEDVASHWWVNWGYATRVGEQEGLHEGRHTGSDSGRASVADWLRRSSRPLLENGAKVCSFFKQHAPGGGSLAPGLERQHSLKKSRKENDMAQTLQGDPAADTSPRPGKGNLKLPKSILKKKASTSSEGAREGPELGPVPVSPGQAAPLLPKKGILKKSRQRESGYYSSPEPSESGELLDAGDVFVSADAVEHTPLQASGLLRHRKGILKHNGRFSHAALELTTHTTFGSLDELASPHPPARASRPSGAVSEDSILSSESFDQLDLPERFPEPPLRGCVSVDNLMGLEEPPSEGPGSRGLRCWRQDPLGDSCFSLMDCPEVTEAYQQALGLCSKLS, from the exons ATGGAGTCCTTGGCTTTTCCCCGGCGCCTCGGCCCGGCTCCCGCGGCCACCGCTGCCCTGGCCGCGGAGCTCGTTCGGCCTTTGACCGACGGGCTCCTCAAGTCGCCCAAGCCCCTCATGAAGAAGCAGGCAGTGAAGCGGCACCACCACAAGCACAACCTGCGACACCGCTACGAGTTCCTGGAGACCCTGGGCAAGGGGACCTACGGGAAGGTGAAGAAGGCGCGGGAGAGCTCGGGGCGCCTG GTGGCCATCAAGTTgatccagaaagacaaaatcaaaGATGAGCAAGATCTGATGCACATTCGGCGAGAGATTGAGATCATGTCATCACTCAACCACCCCCACGTCATTGCCATCCACGAAG TGTTTGAGAACAGCAGCAAGATCGTGATCGTCATGGAGTACGCCAGCCGGGGCGACCTATATGACTACATCAGTGAGCGGCAGCGGCTCAGCGAGCGCGAAGCCAGGCATTTCTTCCGGCAGATTGTCTCCGCCGTGCACTACTGCCACCAG AACAGGGTTGTCCACCGGGATCTCAAGCTGGAGAACATCCTCTTAGATGCCAATGGAAATATCAAG ATCGCTGACTTTGGCCTCTCCAACCTCTACCACCAAGGCAAGTTCCTGCAGACATTCTGTGGGAGCCCCCTCTATGCCTCGCCCGAAATCGTCAATGGGAAGCCCTACACGGGCCCAGAG gtGGACAGCTGGTCCCTGGGTGTTCTCCTGTACATCCTGGTGCATGGCTCCATGCCCTTTGATGGGCAGGACCATAAGACGCTGGTGAAACAGATCAGCAGTGGGGCCTACCGGCAGCCGCCTAAACCCTCTG atGCCAGTGGCCTGATCCGGTGGCTATTAATGGTGAACCCTACCCGCCGGGCCACCCTGGAGGATGTGGCCAGTCACTGGTGGGTCAACTGGGGCTATGCCACCCGTGTCGGGGAGCAGGAAGGTCTGCACGAGGGAAGGCACACCGGCAGCGACTCTGGCCGGGCCTCCGTGGCTGACTGGCTCCGGCGGTCCTCCCGCCCCCTCCTGGAGAACGGGGCCAAGGTCTGCAGCTTCTTCAAGCAGCATGCGCCTGGAGGCGGGAGTCTCGCCCCTGGCCTGGAGCGCCAGCATTCGCTCAAGAAGTCCCGCAAAGAGAATGACATGGCCCAGACTCTCCAGGGGGACCCAGCCGCTGACACCTCCCCTCGCCCTGGCAAGGGCAACCTCAAGCTGCCGAAAAGCATTCTCAAGAAGAAGGCATCAACCTCCtcggaaggggcaagggagggcCCTGAGCTTGGCCCCGTCCCTGTGAGCCCAGGACAGGCTGCCCCCCTGCTCCCCAAGAAGGGCATCCTCAAGAAGTCTCGCCAGCGGGAATCCGGCTACTACTCCTCTCCTGAACCCAGTGAGTCTGGGGAGCTCTTGGATGCAGGGGACGTGTTTGTCAGTGCGGACGCCGTGGAGCACACGCCCCTCCAAGCCTCAGGGCTGCTGCGCCATCGCAAGGGCATCCTCAAACACAACGGCAGGTTCTCCCACGCGGCCCTGGAGCTCACAACCCACACCACCTTCGGTTCTTTGGATGAACTGGCCTCACCTCACCCTCCAGCCCGGGCCAGCCGCCCCTCGGGGGCAGTGAGTGAGGACAGCATCCTGTCCTCTGAGTCCTTTGACCAGCTAGACTTGCCCGAACGGTTCCCTGAGCCCCCACTGCGGGGCTGTGTGTCTGTGGACAACCTCATGGGGCTTGAGGAGCCCCCCTCAGAGGGCCCTGGGAGCAGGGGCCTGAGGTGCTGGCGGCAGGACCCCCTGGGGGATAGCTGTTTTTCCCTGATGGACTGCCCGGAGGTGACAGAGGCCTACCAGCAGGCACTGGGGCTCTGCTCAAAGCTCAGCTGA